From the genome of Labrus bergylta chromosome 12, fLabBer1.1, whole genome shotgun sequence, one region includes:
- the LOC109996649 gene encoding teashirt homolog 2 has protein sequence MPRRKQQAPKRAAVYLPDEDGVLQDAIPEEDPENDAQTEEEGSEKTSPKVSEDREQDNKSTNTYSNQNSPISVLSNQEAELESRLSDTSDRLSDFKTSPPPETQKEEESRGSKQKEETGGSLEKMRAAYANFLSDSYWTGIGMDLKIGKNTSKANCDSTNGSTKTEFDWHQDALSKTLQHTLSPKPVSKPNLFSSVHLYRQTTKPCGSVFTGASRFRCKDCSAAYDTLVELTVHMNKSGHYQDNNHGKQSNATASSSKSRKRNLHDMEGKEDAQKVLKCMFCGHSFDSLQDLSVHMIKTKHYQKVPLKEPIPVLTPKLLPPSKKRAFETVRPCSPDSTTGLSGYTEAQRAASIANANNNRYGYQNGASYTWQFETCKSQILKCMECGSSHDTLQQLTTHMMVTGHFIKVTNSASKKGKQLALDPLAIEKMQGLADPVASDTEGEKVSPKSVSPGSSEKDSQGEGTSDKMEETEAKDDKRESEDQKAANGAFKYPYLREEDLEQDSGGGGDILKSLANTVASAINKAQTGTPSWSAYPSIHAAYQLSGLIKSAPLSASPPSELKQTFNHKLRPIAPKGKSYPGALGVEAPQGQHQNADIKKEKVGISDGKESQNIKFDLGENDDSDCQDDSSSSSKLDADCVNEGSEAIKGKLSPDFSDRGKTPSPCASNGRGATSEPLSDTPALLGINPLSALQSVLNNHLGKANKPNNSRVDRLSAHAKSIFADINRSSEKPALMLGNAMRSRPDKTFLFASEDQPIDLTKSKHSKPASSLLQPSTPIPQKYALSDIADMVKVLPKATTPKPSLPPRIPTMKLESDVRRFEDVSAEVYSVHKRKGRQSNWNPRHLLILQAQFASSLFQTSEGKYLLSDLGPQERMHISKFTGLSMTTISHWLANVKYQLRKTGGTKFLKNMDTGHPIFYCNDCASQFRSPPGFISHLESHLGFLLKDMCKMPIEHQTKVEEPELSKALSVRATEGLVTDDDIDSKFKCKLCCRTFASNHAVKLHLSKTHSKSPDNHSQYVEMDKD, from the coding sequence TGTACCTGCCTGATGAAGACGGTGTTCTTCAAGATGCCATCCCTGAGGAAGACCCAGAGAACGACGCTCAAACCGAGGAGGAAGGCTCGGAGAAGACCAGCCCCAAAGTGTCAGAGGACCGAGAGCAAGACAACAAGAGCACCAACACTTATAGCAACCAGAACTCTCCCATTAGTGTCCTTTCCAACCAAGAGGCGGAGTTGGAGTCCCGCCTTAGCGACACCAGCGACAGACTCTCAGACTTCAAAACCTCCCCGCCACCCGAGacccagaaggaggaggaaagcCGTGGCTccaaacagaaagaggagactGGAGGCAGcttggagaaaatgagggcGGCCTATGCAAACTTCCTGTCCGATTCCTACTGGACGGGGATCGGGATGGACTTGAAAATTGGCAAAAACACCAGCAAGGCCAACTGCGACAGCACCAACGGCAGCACCAAGACTGAGTTCGACTGGCACCAGGATGCTCTCTCTAAGACCTTACAGCATACGCTTTCCCCAAAGCCTGTGTCCAAACCCAACCTCTTCAGCTCTGTCCACCTGTACAGGCAAACCACCAAACCCTGCGGCTCGGTGTTCACGGGAGCAAGCCGGTTCCGCTGTAAGGATTGTAGCGCCGCTTATGACACTCTCGTGGAGCTGACGGTCCACATGAACAAGAGTGGGCACTACCAGGACAACAACCACGGCAAACAGAGTAATGCCACCGCTTCCTCCTCAAAGTCGAGGAAACGAAACCTGCACGATATGGAAGGGAAGGAGGACGCACAGAAAGTTTTGAAGTGCATGTTCTGTGGCCACTCTTTCGACTCGCTCCAGGATTTGAGCGTCCATATGATCAAAACGAAGCATTACCAAAAAGTGCCTTTAAAAGAGCCGATCCCAGTGCTCACACCCAAATTGTTGCCGCCGTCCAAGAAACGGGCTTTTGAAACGGTTAGACCTTGCTCCCCTGACTCCACGACCGGTTTGTCCGGCTACACCGAGGCACAGCGGGCGGCCAGCATCGCAAACGCTAACAATAATCGCTACGGCTATCAAAACGGAGCGAGCTACACTTGGCAGTTCGAGACGTGCAAGTCTCAGATCCTGAAGTGCATGGAGTGCGGCAGCTCCCACGACACCCTTCAGCAACTCACCACACACATGATGGTCACTGGACACTTCATCAAAGTCACAAACTCGGCCTCTAAAAAGGGGAAACAGTTAGCGCTCGACCCCCTGGCCATAGAGAAGATGCAGGGTTTAGCTGATCCTGTTGCCAGTGACACTGAGGGAGAAAAGGTCTCTCCAAAATCTGTCTCCCCGGGGAGCAGTGAGAAGGATAGCCAGGGGGAAGGTACATCAGACAAAATGGAAGAAACCGAAGCTAAAGATGACAAGCGAGAGAGTGAGGATCAAAAGGCAGCCAATGGGGCCTTTAAGTACCCTTATCTCCGCGAGGAGGATCTTGAACAGGACtcgggaggaggaggggacatTCTTAAATCTTTAGCCAACACAGTGGCCTCTGCCATCAATAAAGCTCAAACCGGGACGCCGAGCTGGAGTGCCTACCCGAGCATTCACGCCGCCTATCAGCTCTCTGGCCTCATCAAAAGCGCCCCCCTCTCTGCATCTCCCCCCTCTGAGCTGAAGCAGACATTTAACCACAAGCTGAGGCCGATTGCCCCCAAGGGGAAGTCGTACCCCGGTGCGTTGGGAGTCGAGGCTCCCCAGGGACAGCATCAAAATGCGGacatcaaaaaagaaaaggttggcATTAGCGATGGTAAAGAAAGTCAGAATATTAAGTTTGATCTGGGGGAGAACGATGACAGCGATTGTCAGGatgactcctcttcctcttcaaagcTCGATGCAGACTGTGTGAATGAAGGCAGCGAGGCGATCAAAGGGAAGTTGAGCCCAGATTTCTCTGACAGAGGCAAGACGCCGAGTCCCTGTGCCAGCAATGGACGCGGCGCTACTTCAGAGCCTCTCAGTGACACTCCAGCTCTGCTCGGTATAAACCCTCTTAGTGCACTGCAGTCAGTGTTGAACAATCATCTGGGCAAAGCAAATAAGCCCAATAACTCGCGAGTAGATAGACTATCTGCTCACGCTAAGTCTATTTTTGCTGATATTAACCGTAGCAGTGAGAAACCAGCTCTAATGCTCGGTAATGCCATGAGAAGTAGGCCTGATAAAACCTTTCTATTCGCCAGTGAAGACCAACCGATAGATCTGACGAAATCCAAACACAGCAAGccagcctcctctctcctacAGCCTTCCACACCGATACCGCAAAAATACGCTCTGTCCGACATTGCCGATATGGTTAAAGTTCTTCCAAAAGCCACGACGCCAAAACCCTCCCTCCCGCCAAGGATCCCGACGATGAAACTGGAATCCGACGTCAGGCGGTTCGAGGACGTGTCCGCCGAGGTGTACTCCGTCCACAAGCGCAAAGGTCGACAGTCGAACTGGAACCCTCGCCATCTCCTCATCCTGCAGGCTCAGTTCGCCTCCAGCCTCTTCCAGACCTCCGAGGGGAAATACTTACTCTCGGACCTCGGCCCTCAGGAGCGGATGCACATCTCCAAGTTCACTGGACTGTCCATGACGACCATAAGCCATTGGTTAGCCAACGTCAAATACCAACTGCGGAAAACCGGAGGGACCAAATTCCTGAAGAACATGGACACGGGCCACCCGATATTCTACTGCAACGACTGCGCTTCCCAGTTTAGGTCCCCACCGGGGTTCATTTCCCATCTGGAGTCCCACCTCGGGTTCCTACTCAAAGACATGTGCAAAATGCCGATAGAGCACCAGACGAAGGTAGAGGAGCCGGAACTGTCCAAGGCCCTGAGTGTCAGAGCCACGGAGGGTCTAGTCACAGACGATGACATTGACTCAAAGTTCAAATGTAAGCTCTGCTGTCGGACATTCGCCAGTAACCACGCAGTCAAACTCCATTTGAGTAAAACTCACAGCAAATCCCCCGACAACCATTCACAATATGTGGAAATGGACAAGGACTAG